From Erigeron canadensis isolate Cc75 chromosome 8, C_canadensis_v1, whole genome shotgun sequence, one genomic window encodes:
- the LOC122579601 gene encoding uncharacterized protein LOC122579601, translated as MALYMDEEQVWKCPKHPSKRRRSGICPTCLRERLITLCPECANTRPCSCCRHDSSTLSSSSSSSNSSSSFSIFQFSRGGSLRAPDTGAGETGRVSTLIESEPAFRKSRSLAVPFLRSRSKYVDNDQEFINNNNKPPLILPPVSRKKINFWSVFKVSKNKKCDMHSDNDDHKSNTTQDEDYSTMMMRRSRSVAVGGADRDSNFSPAVKRRGWYFPSPIKAFRQSKLQLHQRSPMHRG; from the coding sequence ATGGCGTTATACATGGATGAAGAGCAAGTATGGAAATGTCCAAAACATCCATCGAAACGACGTCGTAGTGGTATATGTCCAACATGTCTCCGCGAACGGTTAATAACTCTCTGCCCAGAATGCGCCAATACTCGCCCGTGCTCCTGCTGTCGTCACGACTCTTCAACATTatcgtcatcatcatcctcatctaATTCTTCATCCTCTTTTTCCATATTCCAGTTCTCTCGCGGGGGCAGCTTACGTGCCCCCGACACTGGAGCAGGCGAAACAGGGCGGGTTTCGACTCTCATAGAAAGCGAGCCCGCCTTTCGCAAATCGAGATCCTTAGCTGTCCCCTTTCTTCGGTCCCGATCAAAATATGTGGATAATGATCAAgagtttattaataataataataagcctCCGTTAATATTGCCGCCTGTTAGTCGAAAGAAGATTAATTTCTGGTCTGTTTTTAAGgttagtaaaaacaaaaaatgcgATATGCATAGCGATAATGATGATCATAAATCTAATACTACTCAAGACGAGGATTATTCaacaatgatgatgaggaggtCCAGATCGGTCGCAGTTGGTGGTGCCGATCGTGATAGTAATTTTAGCCCCGCCGTAAAACGTCGCGGGTGGTATTTTCCGAGTCCAATAAAGGCCTTCCGGCAATCCAAATTACAACTACATCAACGGTCGCCAATGCATAGAGGCTGA
- the LOC122578849 gene encoding protein RGF1 INDUCIBLE TRANSCRIPTION FACTOR 1-like, protein MGAGGPDDQEEQKWPPWLKPMLQENFFVQCKLHADSHKSECNMYCLDCVNGPLCSLCLNHHKDHRSIQIRRSSYHDVIRVSEIQKYLDITSVQTYIINSAKVVFLNERPQPRPGKGVTNTCEVCERSLLDSFRFCSLGCKIVGTSKNFDRKTKISSVKKHLMMAISDSEDSYSSSSSSSHRHHRSDCRANSFTPSTPPPTAASFRTAKRRKGIPHRSPMGGLVIEY, encoded by the exons ATG GGTGCTGGAGGACCTGACGATCAAGAAGAACAAAAATGGCCACCATGGTTGAAACCAATGCTTCAAGAAAACTTTTTTGTTCAATGCAAGTTACATGCTGATTCACATAAATCTGAATGTAACATGTATTGTTTGGATTGCGTGAATGGTCCACTCTGTTCTCTTTGTCTCAACCACCACAAAGATCATCGCAGCATTCAG ATACGGAGGTCATCATATCACGATGTGATCAGAGTATCAGAGATACAGAAATACTTGGATATAACATCAGTACAGACTTACATTATCAACAGTGCTAAAGTTGTGTTTTTGAATGAAAGGCCACAGCCTAGGCCTGGTAAAGGTGTTACAAATACTTGTGAAGTTTGTGAACGCAGCCTTCTTGATTCCTTCCGTTTCTGCTCACTTGGTTGCAAG ATTGTTGGGACGTCAAAGAATTTCGATAGGAAAACAAAGATTTCATCCGTGAAAAAGCATTTAATGATGGCGATTTCGGATTCTGAGGATTCATACAGcagtagcagcagcagcagccatCGACATCACAGGAGCGACTGTAGGGCTAACAGTTTCACTCCGTCAACGCCACCACCAACAGCCGCCAGCTTCAGGACCGCCAAGAGAAGAAAGGGCATACCTCATAGATCACCGATGGGTGGACTAGTCATAGAATACTAA
- the LOC122580074 gene encoding protein TORNADO 2: MAMSNNVIGGINFIAMLLSIPIIGAGIWLATETDNSCIQILQWPVIVLGILILVVAIAGFIGGFWRISWLLVFYLIAMLVLIILLACLVIFVYMVTARGSGHPEPSRSFLEYKLDDYSGFLKRRVRSHYKWDRIRSCLTSTSVCSELNQTYRMAQDFFDSHISPLQSGCCKPPTQCGYTFVNPTYWISPINNAADMDCLNWSNDQTSLCYACDSCKAGLLENLKKEWRRANIILIITLVALICVYLIGCCAFRNAKTEDLFRKYKQGYT, translated from the exons ATGGCAATGAGCAACAATGTGATAGGAGGCATCAACTTCATAGCCATGTTGCTCTCCATCCCAATCATTGGAGCTGGGATCTGGCTAGCAACAGAGACCGACAACTCTTGTATCCAAATCCTACAATGGCCCGTTATCGTTTTAGGGATCTTGATCTTGGTTGTAGCCATAGCCGGGTTCATTGGAGGGTTTTGGCGAATCTCGTGGCTCCTCGTGTTCTATCTCATTGCCATGCTTGTGCTTATCATCTTGCTTGCGTGTTTGGTGATTTTTGTGTATATGGTTACCGCTAGAGGTTCAGGTCATCCTGAACCTAGCCGGTCATTCTTGGAGTACAAGCTGGATGATTACTCGGGCTTCCTAAAACGAAGAGTTAGAAGCCATTATAAATGGGATAGGATAAGAAGTTGTCTGACTTCTACTAGTGTTTGTTCTGAACTAAACCAAACCTATCGCATGGCTCAAGATTTCTTCGATTCACACATTTCTCCATTACAG TCTGGGTGTTGTAAGCCTCCAACACAATGTGGGTATACATTTGTGAACCCGACATATTGGATAAGTCCGATAAATAATGCAGCGGATATGGACTGTCTCAACTGGAGCAACGACCAAACAAGCCTTTGCTATGCATGTGATTCGTGCAAGGCCGGGTTGCTTGAGAATTTGAAGAAGGAATGGAGGAGAGCCAACATAATATTGATCATAACCCTTGTGGCTTTGATATGTGTCTATTTGATCGGTTGTTGTGCTTTTAGAAATGCAAAAACTGAAGATCTCTTTCGTAAATACAAGCAAGGTTACACGTGA